GTCGGCGTTGGTGCTGATCTCCTACCAGTCACGGGAACATGCCGAGTCGAGGGACCGCGAGGTGCTGAGCTACGTGACCGGTTTCATGACGCAGTTCACCTCTGTCGATCCGTTCCACGCCAACGACTATGTGACGCGGGTCCAGGCCCAGGCGACCGGCGACTTCGCCAAGAAGTACCGCGAGAAGGCGAACGAGATCCTGCTGCAGATCGCCCGCGCCGAACCGGCCACCGGGACAGTACTCGGCGCCGGGGTGGAACGGTGGAACGACGATGGGAGCGTCAACGTCATCGTGGCGACCGCCGTCAGCACGAAATCGGCGGACGAGAAGCAGGTCATCGAGAACACGAATCGTTGGACGGCAACCGCCACGCAGGAAGGAAAGCAGTGGAAGATCAGCAACCTGCAGCAGGTGATCTGACCGACGACGAACCAGACTCGGCGCCAACGGAATCCGCTGAGACCGAGACCGAGACCGAGACCGAGACGCCCGCCAAGCGCCGACGGGTCCGGACCAAACGGCTGGCCGGCAAGTGGCTACCCGTCGCCGTCGCGCTGGCCGCCGTGCTCTTCGTCGGATCCGCAGCCTTCGCCGGGGCAACGATGCAGCCGTACCTGACCGACCGCGCCGCCGCGGCGACCAAGATGAAAGTCGCGCGCACGGCGGCCAACGCGATCACGACGCTGTGGACCTACACGCCGGAGAACATGGACGGCCTGGCCGACCGCGCGGCGGCTTACCTCAGCGGCGACTTCGAAGCCCAGTACCGCAAGTTCATCGACGCGATCGTCGCGCCCAACAAGCAGGCCAAGATCACCAACAGCACCGAAGTCACCGGCGCGGCGGTCGAATCCCTCGACGACTCCAACGCCGTCGTCATCGTGTACACGAACACCTCGTCGACGAGCCCGCTGACCAAGAACATCCCGTCGCTGAAGTACCTGTCCTACCGGCTGTTCATGAAACGCGCGGGCACCCGCTGGCTGGTCACCCGGATGACCACGATCACGTCGCTGGATCTGACCCCCCACGTCTAGTGGCCGTCAGCTCCCCGGTATCCGACCGCTCGACGGTTGCCGCCCTGCTGCTCCTCACCTTCGCCACCGGCCTCGCCGACGCGATCAGCATCCTGGTGCTCGGACACGTCTTCGTCGCCAACATGACCGGAAACGTGATCTTCCTTGGCTTTTGGCTCGCGCCGCGGACCAGCATCGACCTGACGGCGGTCGTGGTGGCCCTGCCGACGTTCGTGTGCACGACGATCGTCAGCGGCCGGTTGTCGCGGCACTTCGGTGATCGCGCGCGACCGTGGATCACCACCGTGCTGGCGATGGAGATCACGCTGCTGATCGGGTTGTCGATCCTGGCCGGCGCGGGTGTCCTGCACTACCACGACAATTCGAAGCTGATCATGATCGGCCTGCTCGCGGTCACCTTCGGCCTGCAGCATTCGAGCGCCCGCCAGTTCGGGATCCAGGAACTCTCCACCACCGTGCTCACGTCGACGATCGTCAGCCTCGGCCTGGACAGCCGCCTGGCCGGCGGTACCGGCGCCCGCCAAGGGCTGCGTCTGAGCGTCGTCGTGACGATGTGCGCCGGCGCCCTGGTGGGAGCGACGTTGTCGCGGTTCGTCGTCGCCCCGGTGTTCGCCCTCACGGCGGCGGTGGTCGCAACCAGCCTGCTGATCTTCCGGTGGGGGCCGAAAGCTAGTTGAACGCCAACCAGCTGGGCAGCGCCCGCTCGTGGGAGTCGCACAGCACCTGGCGGGTGTCGCACGATCCCCGCGGGGAGCCGGCGCCGGCCCACATGCCGCCGGTGTCGCGGCGCAGCACGATGGCCGAGGAGCCGCCGCCGTCCAGCAGGACAGCGGTGTCACTGCCCAGGCCGCGGAAGAGGTCCTGCATGTTGTCGGGCGTGTAGTTGCCGCCCTCGAAGACGTACATCTCGTCCTTCTGCTTGGCGTAGGCCAGGGCCGTTCGCGCCGCGCTCGGTCCGCCGTCGTGGAGCTGCCCGGTGTTGCCGGGCGCCAACAGGCCGATGCCCGATACCGCGACGAATCGCTCGTTCTTGTTGAGCAGGTCCTGGACCACCGGGGTGGCGGCGTCGTAATCGTGTTTGGTCCTGGGCCATACCACGTACGGCGCGCCACCCGTCGGCAGGATCATCGTGGTCAGCGCGCTCCAGCTCTCGCCGCCGCCGGACAAGCCCTGTTTGCCGGGGTAGGCGACCGTGCCGGTCACCGCCTGGTTGGCGCGGCCCTGGCCATGGGTGTTGTCGACGAAGGCGCCCAGCGGTGAGCTGCACCCGGTTTGGCGCCACGAGCCGCCCTTCTGCCCGCGCACGTCGAAGAAGTTCGCGTTGATCGCGATCGTCGGCTGCCCCATGCGTTGCCATGCCTGCAGCGGCGCGTAGACCTCCGACGCCTGCCACAGCCCCTCGCCGGTGCGGGCCGCGGGGTTGTTCTCACAGCGGGCCTGGTCGCCCTGATGGGTGTCGACGAGCAGGTGCGGGGTCAGCCGGCTCGCCGCGTTCTTGATGATCATCAGGTGGCCGCCGTTGTTCATCTCGTACCAGCTACCGCCCGCGTTGAGCATCGGCGCGGGGTGGCCCGGCCCGAAGTTGTAGACCAGGTAAGACCCCCTGGTGGAGTCGATGGCGCTGGCGAGCAGGTCTCGGCCGTCGGCGGCGCGCGCAACGGGCTGCCCCGCGGTGGCCGCCAGCGCGACACACGTGACGAAGGCGACGAGGGCGGCGCAGCAGGCAGCCAGCCGGCGCAAGCTTGCGCTTGAGGTCAGCACGGTAGCCCTTTCGGCCCTGATGTGGATGCAACAAGAAAAGCATCAGTCACACCAGTCACACTGTCAACTAAGATAACGGCCGGGTCAAGCTTGGGCACCGCTCGAATTACGTTTGTTCGCTTATGCTTTCGGATTCGGTCTCATCCGCGGGCGCGCGCTTATCTTGGCGCGCCTGGTAGGCCGCCTGGTGTTCCACGGCGATCGCCATCGCCACCGCGCCGGGGATCCGGTGGAAGCCCTTGCGGTCGTACATGTGCGTGATGATGCCGCCGAACAGCAGGCCGATCACGAGGCCGATCGCGGTCAGGGTCAGCGCCTGGGACAGGCCGGAGCCCGTGCGCCCGTCGAGATAGGCCAGCGACCGTACGCCCAGGAACACCTGGTGCATCGGCTCGAACTCGGCCAGCCAGCGGAACAGCGGCGGCGTCGCCTCCAGGGGGACCGTGGCGCCCGCCGACGGCAGACCAAGGATCACGAAGATCAGCATGCTGACCAGCAGGCCCATCGAACCCAGTACCGACAGCACGGAGCTGGACGTCACGCCGACCGCGGCGATCGCGAAGACGCCGAAGGCCCACAACTGCCAGCCGTGGTCGATCGGCATACCTAGCCCGTGCGCGATCGCCAGGTATGCCGCCGAGGTGAGCAGCGCCAGCAGCACCATCATCGCCCACTTGACCACCAGCGTCTGGAAACGCGAGATTCTGACCTGCTCGGCGAAACGATAGACCGGACCGAATTCGGCTGGCACGTAACCGAGTAACGCATCGACGAGCGTGCTCACCACGACGCTGCCGGTGAAGCCCGCGAGCAACAGCAGCAGGGCGTAATAGAACGCCGACAGCCCGTTGCCGGTGCCGTTGGGCAGGGGCCTGTATACGGTGGACTTGACGTCGACGGGATTGGCGATGCCCAGCTGCGAGGCTCCGGTAAGGGGCGCCCCACCGGTCTGCGCGGCGACATCGGCCGTAAGTCGTTGGCCCACTCTGCTGTTGACCACGGTCATCGCCTGAGTCAGCGTCTGCCCGGCGATGCTCGCGCCCAGCGTGCCCGCCCGCGGGTTGGTGGCGATCGTGATGGTGGGCCGCTCCGCGTGCACGGGAGCGACGGCGCTTTCGCCGAACTCGCGCAGCCGCGACGAAAACGTCGGCGGTATCACGGCTTCGCCGTAGACCTGGACCCGGTCCATCAGCTGCTGCGCCTCGTCGTGGGAGACGACGCGGACGTCGAACTTGTCCTTGTCCAGTCCGGCGACGACGCCATCGACGATCTGAGCGCCCGTCGGCCCGGCGTCCTCGTTGACCACGGCGATGGGGAAGTGGCGGAGGTTCGTCATCGGGTTCACGATGCCGCCGAGGTAGAGCGCGCACAGCGCCGACATCAGGGCCAGCGTGATGAGCAGCGGCGCCGCCCAGAATCGCACGGTCCGAATCGCCTTCACATTGCGCTTCGGGTCGGGCGCCGCGTGCCGCGGCCGCGATTGAGACATGCGGGCTCCTGTCTGTCGTGCTCACTCTATTGGGTTCGCCGGTTGATTGCGGCGACCCGCTGCGCCGTCGGCGGGGTTTCGGCGCGGATGCCCGGCTCGCCGGGCTGTCACGGCCACGCGCCCGGCTGGCCGGGCACGCGGCTAGCCGCCGAGCGCGGCGTGCATCTCCCACACCAGCAGTTCCGCCGGCTCGACCGCCGTGACCCGGCGGCCGTCGGAGTCGGCGAACCGCACCGCGTCGCCCTCGTGCAGCTCGCCGATCTCCTCCAAAGCGACGTGGCCGCGGGCGGCGAACACATGCACGAACGGCGCCCGCGGCAGCGGCACCGCATCGCCCGGCTTCAGGCGGGTCGCGTGCAACGCGGCCTGGCGGTTGTGCAGGCCGATGACGGCGTCGTGGCCCGGCATACCGGACGCGACGGGAACCAGCTCGCCCGCCAGGGCCTCGTCGCCGATCTCGCGCTGTTGGTAACCCGGCGCGATACCGGCCACCTCGGGTATGACCCACATCTGCACGAAATGCACTGCGTCAGTCGCCGATTGATTCTTCTCCGAGTGCAGTATCCCGCTGCCCGCCGACATGCGTTGCGCCAGACCCGGATAGATGACCCCGTGGTTGCCGGCCGAGTCTCGGTGGGTCAACTCGCCCCGCAACACCCAGGTGACGATCTCCATGTCGCGGTGGGCATGCGTCTCGAATCCGGTTCCCGGCTCCACGATGTCGTCGTTATTCACCAGGAGCAACCCGTGGTGGGTGTTGCGCGGGTCGTAGTGATCGCCGAAGGAGAACGAGTGCCGCGACTGCAGCCAGGGCGTCGTCGTGACGGCCCGGTCGGCGGCACGCCGGATCTCCGCGTTGGCTGCCATGTCGCCAGCTTAGTCAGCCGCCGGTCAGGCCGGCCCGGCGCCGAGTATTCCCTGGGCGTGGCGCAGCGCGTCCTCAAGAGCCGCCAGGGTCAGGCCCGAGGGGTGGCCCAGGTGGATCTCGACCTGGTACTCCGGCTGACCGTCCTGGCCGAATATCGGCAGGACCACGAATTCCGTTGAAGGCAGCTCTGTTTCGAGGACGCCGGTGACGGACTGCAGTGTCACTATGGTCATCAGAGTGGTGAGCTGACGGGTCACCTGGGCGGTCGGCTCGAGCGACGCCAGCACGCCCGCGAGCCGGTTGTGCAGCGACTGGTGGGTGTCGTCGAACCGCCACGCCCCGTAGCCCCGCGCACGGATGTCGGCCAGCACGCTCAGATGCTCCGCGATCTCGGCCCGGCTTAGCTGTGGCAGCACGCGGTACAACCACGCCTGCACGGACTCGTCGTCCCGCCATGCCATCGCGACGAGCCCGAACGGTGGATCGATGGGGAAGCGCTGGCCCACCGCGTGCCCGCCGTCGGTGCCGTGGCCGACCGCGTCGACGGTGGTCAGGTGCCGGCCGCCGATCCGGGACATCGAGCAGCCCGCACCCAGCGTGTCGTGCAGGAAGCGCAACGCCTCACGCCCGCGGTCGAGCAGCGGGAACTGCGTGCGCAGACCGTGCACCAGGCCGAACAGGCCGCTGCCCAGCACGTAGCGGCGGTCCTCGCGCCGGGTCACCCATGTTCGGCGTTCGAGTTCCGCCAGCACCAGCGCGCAGGTCGAGGTGCTGATCCGGCAGTTCTTTGCCAGCTCGGCCGACGTCTTCCCGTGCGGCGAATCCGCCAGGGCGGTAAGCACGTTCACCACCCGGGCGGTGGGCGGAGATTTGACGGTTGACGTTTGCACGACCCGCTCCTTACGATCCGCCAAATATTAACAGTCGGTGTCCTAATTTTAGGAGAAATGCAGTGTACAAGGTCGGAGTCTGGGGGCCGGGGTCCATGGGTGTGATCGCCCTGCGCGGAGTCGTCGACCACCCGGAGCTGGAACTGGTGGACGTCGTCGTGCACAGCGACGCCAAGGCGGGGCGCGACGCGGGGGAATTGTGCGGGATCGATCCGGTGGGGGTGGAGGCCACGCAGGATCCGGCCTCGCTGCTCGCCGGTGACGCCGACGCCGTCGTCTACGCCGCCGGGGCCAACCTGCGGCCCCTCGAGGCGGTCGAGGACATGGTGGCCCTGCTGCGCGCCGGAAAAAACGTGGTGTCGTGCTCGGTGGTGCCGCTGGTCTTTCCCGATGCGGTCGACGCGGCGTTCACCGAGCCGCTGCGACGCGCGGCCTTGGACGGTGGCGCCTCGTTCTTCACCACCGGGATTGACTCCGGCTTCGCGAACGACGTTCTGCCGCTCGTCCTTACCGGGGTATCGCGGGTGATCGAATCGGTGCGGGTGACGGAGATGTTCAATTACGCCACCTACCCCGACAAGGCCGCGGTGTACGAGATCCTGGGTTTCGGCCAGCCGCCGGAGTACCAGGCCTTCGCCGCGCAGCCCGGGATGTTCGCTTTCGGCTGGGGTCCGGTGCTGCACCAGCTCGCCGCCGGACTGGGCGTCAAGATCGACAACATCGAGGAGGCCAACGAGCGTATCCCCGCCACCGAATCGTTCGACACGCCCACGGGCCACGTCGCGGCCGGGACGATCGCGGCGATGCGGTCTACCCTGACCGGTTACGTCGGGGACAAGCCGACCTTTGTCCTCGATCACGTCACGCGGATGCGCGACGACATCGCCCCCGACTGGCCGCAGCCGATGATCTCCATCCCACCGAAGAACCTGGGCTTCGGCCCGGCCTCCGGCCGGGGGCTCTACCGCGTCGAGATCGAGGGCTCCCCGAGCATGCGATGCGAGTTCGAGATGGCCGAAAACCACGACCACGACCTGGGGGCGCGGATCGCCGGCGCCTCCCGGATGGTGAACGCCATCCCGGCGGTGTGCGCCGCGCCGCCCGGTCTGCTGTCCGCGCTGGACCTGCCCCTGGTGACCGGGTCCGGCCTGGTCCGTCCGGTGCCGGGGCCGTCGCCGGACAGCCGGCTGTTCTAGGACCGGCCGCGCTGCCGGCAGCAGGCCGATGAGCATATCGATGGGGTGCTCGGCGTCGGTCTGCCATTC
This genomic window from Mycobacterium saskatchewanense contains:
- a CDS encoding Mce protein; translation: MEDQQPAAGDLTDDEPDSAPTESAETETETETETPAKRRRVRTKRLAGKWLPVAVALAAVLFVGSAAFAGATMQPYLTDRAAAATKMKVARTAANAITTLWTYTPENMDGLADRAAAYLSGDFEAQYRKFIDAIVAPNKQAKITNSTEVTGAAVESLDDSNAVVIVYTNTSSTSPLTKNIPSLKYLSYRLFMKRAGTRWLVTRMTTITSLDLTPHV
- a CDS encoding phosphodiester glycosidase family protein; this encodes MHIRAERATVLTSSASLRRLAACCAALVAFVTCVALAATAGQPVARAADGRDLLASAIDSTRGSYLVYNFGPGHPAPMLNAGGSWYEMNNGGHLMIIKNAASRLTPHLLVDTHQGDQARCENNPAARTGEGLWQASEVYAPLQAWQRMGQPTIAINANFFDVRGQKGGSWRQTGCSSPLGAFVDNTHGQGRANQAVTGTVAYPGKQGLSGGGESWSALTTMILPTGGAPYVVWPRTKHDYDAATPVVQDLLNKNERFVAVSGIGLLAPGNTGQLHDGGPSAARTALAYAKQKDEMYVFEGGNYTPDNMQDLFRGLGSDTAVLLDGGGSSAIVLRRDTGGMWAGAGSPRGSCDTRQVLCDSHERALPSWLAFN
- a CDS encoding YoaK family protein, which encodes MAVSSPVSDRSTVAALLLLTFATGLADAISILVLGHVFVANMTGNVIFLGFWLAPRTSIDLTAVVVALPTFVCTTIVSGRLSRHFGDRARPWITTVLAMEITLLIGLSILAGAGVLHYHDNSKLIMIGLLAVTFGLQHSSARQFGIQELSTTVLTSTIVSLGLDSRLAGGTGARQGLRLSVVVTMCAGALVGATLSRFVVAPVFALTAAVVATSLLIFRWGPKAS
- a CDS encoding mammalian cell entry protein, translated to MSPRRRVLPGEEPLFVEQPLPPGRSRLLPGAGVVAAVLMAAAIAVSALVLISYQSREHAESRDREVLSYVTGFMTQFTSVDPFHANDYVTRVQAQATGDFAKKYREKANEILLQIARAEPATGTVLGAGVERWNDDGSVNVIVATAVSTKSADEKQVIENTNRWTATATQEGKQWKISNLQQVI
- a CDS encoding pirin family protein gives rise to the protein MAANAEIRRAADRAVTTTPWLQSRHSFSFGDHYDPRNTHHGLLLVNNDDIVEPGTGFETHAHRDMEIVTWVLRGELTHRDSAGNHGVIYPGLAQRMSAGSGILHSEKNQSATDAVHFVQMWVIPEVAGIAPGYQQREIGDEALAGELVPVASGMPGHDAVIGLHNRQAALHATRLKPGDAVPLPRAPFVHVFAARGHVALEEIGELHEGDAVRFADSDGRRVTAVEPAELLVWEMHAALGG
- a CDS encoding NAD(P)H-dependent amine dehydrogenase family protein, whose product is MYKVGVWGPGSMGVIALRGVVDHPELELVDVVVHSDAKAGRDAGELCGIDPVGVEATQDPASLLAGDADAVVYAAGANLRPLEAVEDMVALLRAGKNVVSCSVVPLVFPDAVDAAFTEPLRRAALDGGASFFTTGIDSGFANDVLPLVLTGVSRVIESVRVTEMFNYATYPDKAAVYEILGFGQPPEYQAFAAQPGMFAFGWGPVLHQLAAGLGVKIDNIEEANERIPATESFDTPTGHVAAGTIAAMRSTLTGYVGDKPTFVLDHVTRMRDDIAPDWPQPMISIPPKNLGFGPASGRGLYRVEIEGSPSMRCEFEMAENHDHDLGARIAGASRMVNAIPAVCAAPPGLLSALDLPLVTGSGLVRPVPGPSPDSRLF
- a CDS encoding IclR family transcriptional regulator, producing the protein MQTSTVKSPPTARVVNVLTALADSPHGKTSAELAKNCRISTSTCALVLAELERRTWVTRREDRRYVLGSGLFGLVHGLRTQFPLLDRGREALRFLHDTLGAGCSMSRIGGRHLTTVDAVGHGTDGGHAVGQRFPIDPPFGLVAMAWRDDESVQAWLYRVLPQLSRAEIAEHLSVLADIRARGYGAWRFDDTHQSLHNRLAGVLASLEPTAQVTRQLTTLMTIVTLQSVTGVLETELPSTEFVVLPIFGQDGQPEYQVEIHLGHPSGLTLAALEDALRHAQGILGAGPA
- a CDS encoding YhgE/Pip domain-containing protein gives rise to the protein MSQSRPRHAAPDPKRNVKAIRTVRFWAAPLLITLALMSALCALYLGGIVNPMTNLRHFPIAVVNEDAGPTGAQIVDGVVAGLDKDKFDVRVVSHDEAQQLMDRVQVYGEAVIPPTFSSRLREFGESAVAPVHAERPTITIATNPRAGTLGASIAGQTLTQAMTVVNSRVGQRLTADVAAQTGGAPLTGASQLGIANPVDVKSTVYRPLPNGTGNGLSAFYYALLLLLAGFTGSVVVSTLVDALLGYVPAEFGPVYRFAEQVRISRFQTLVVKWAMMVLLALLTSAAYLAIAHGLGMPIDHGWQLWAFGVFAIAAVGVTSSSVLSVLGSMGLLVSMLIFVILGLPSAGATVPLEATPPLFRWLAEFEPMHQVFLGVRSLAYLDGRTGSGLSQALTLTAIGLVIGLLFGGIITHMYDRKGFHRIPGAVAMAIAVEHQAAYQARQDKRAPADETESESISEQT